From the genome of Venturia canescens isolate UGA chromosome 11, ASM1945775v1, whole genome shotgun sequence:
ttacattttcgtTCTGTTATGAGAATATTTACGGTTGATGCATGCGTTCAATAATCTTGGGTtgtaatcgaaaaaataaaaagccaATTGTCGCATGTCGCTGATCGAAAAAGTAATATTTTCACTATTGTTTCAGCAAAAGTTTTGATTGATACGGGCTGTTGCCAGGGTCCTGTATTCCATTCTTAAAGATCAAATCTCATTACTGATGTGCGTGGTCACATTAATTGACGAAGAATTGAGTAAACAGGATCAAAGAAGTCGTTGAGTCGTCATTATATTGTAGCAGGTATCAAGAGActtggtagagtctcgggacaagtacattgacagccctgtcgtttgctggcctgaggctctcaccgagactatcttttctttGATAATGATATTACGTAACCTCGAATTAATTAACAATAGATTCATTAATGTTTAGCCAAGgataaaaaacatttactattttgaatattgtccattttatttttactataAAGATTAGATACTCATGTTCCATTGGAAATAGTCCAAGTTTACAGATCAGTGATTTCATTCACTtagaatttgtgaaaaaaaaattctgtatgaaccgatcgaaacaaatgTTTGTTCCACAACTCTGTGATTTAGGCTTCAACTCCTATGAAAGTTGTAAACATGGACTAAAGTTCAAGACCACAggtggaagagaaaaatagtAACTTGTTATTCGGTACAGATAGACAGTACGAATAAATGTCATCTTTGAACTTAATGGTAACTTTTAATTGAGCCAACTAAGTAACTTTgactttgaaaacttttttaacaGTTTCCCTCGATGTAACGATAACTcattactcatttttttcattagaatGGTTATGGATTTTACACAAGAAgctgcgatgaaaaaaaaaaacagcagtGTGTTTCAaggtaaaaatatttccacATTTTCTATTGGGTCAGATTTAAAATGTACGTTTCAATACATTACTTGCCTTTTTGTTGCTGCGaatttatattcaaattctgattagattatttttcttcgaatgaacttttcaaaaatgttgggAAATGTGAAGCTTAATATCCAAAGAATCTTATGTCCGATATTCTTAGATTGGTTCTCCGTTAACATGTATTCTTTGGTTCAAATTATTTCTGTAGGTATAATGGAAGCGAGAGaagtgaaatttgaaaatgcaGAACTTGGGTTGTTCCACGAAGCAAACATGTCTCTGGAGAAAGAACACTTTACTGAATTTGAGTGgtcaatgaaagattggggcCTACTTCACAACACGTATATACAGGGAGTGTCATCTAATTTTTTCCAACTCCAAGGTCTGGATGGGTGCCTCTGCCGAATCACGTTTAGTCCAGAGAAGCTGGAAAATCTTTTTGTTATTGAACTTACAAATACGCTTCATATTCAAGAAATTGGAATTCAGATTAAAATGAATGGTAAACGGGTACTTGATCGTTTATATTCACGACCGGTTCCACAAATTCTCTATGCTTCAGAAGCGGatgtaaaattcgaaaaatgcgaACTTGGTGATCGtctgaaaatcgattcccctaaCCGAGATGATAATTCACTAAAATTTgaagtatattttttcatcacgaaAATTCTCGAATCTAGAAGTCCTTCCTGTCAAATATCACCATCCAATACTGTCAGTTTGAGAGATATGTTTGAAAGTAAGACACTCAGCGATGTAATTTTTGTGTTTGATGATAAGCAATTACTTGCTCATAAATCTGTCCTTGCGGCAAGGAGCGAAGTTTTTCAAGCCATGTTTTCaagcgaaatgaaagaaaaagatacAAGCAGGATCGAAATTGTTGACACAAAAGCTGAGATCTTTGAGGAATTTCTCAGGTATTTGTACACCGGGGAATtgaatgatttgaaaaataaggtCGAAGAAATGTTGTTCTTGGCAGACAAATATCAGATTTGCGAGTTGAAAGAATTGtgcgaagaatttttcttgaaCAATGTCTCTGAAGGAAACGTTGTAAAGTGCCTCATTCTTGGGGATAAGTGTCATTGCGCcgcattgaagaaaaaagctcTTAACCTCCTTGAAAATAATCCACGTGCATtgaaacaagcaatcatgtgTGAAAACGCAGAGGCTgtaataattttgaaagagATGTTTGCCAAGAATGACTGTTCCTCCTCGGAGAagtaaatttcaaatagaAAGTACGgactgatttaaaaaattttgaaactgaCTACAAAAGATCTATCCTACGTTAACTTGATGTGTAATATGCTAATCTATAACTACGATAATTGTGCACTGCAGAATTGAGAAGACACATGGACGAATTTGTTTCGAATCGCATGTACAATAAACACAAGAACTCTATCCTAATAAATTTAAACAGAAATGAGAAATGCTTCCCAAGAAAAACACGTGCATCTGTTCCTGAAAAACGtgatttcatatattttttctatttttgtaaTTGTTTCCAATTTCATAAATGTACAGACCAttattttatgtgaaaaaaaaagatattgaCTAAAAAAGCACTTAGTTGAACGTgattttaacttttttttaaactctgtTGAAATCAAAACATAATTATTCTAATATATTAAATTAAGTTGAAGCGTCCATTATTGGTAATATTAACACAAAGAATTGTACTTGggaaaaaatacataaaataatattgaatgaaaaattgaaataacgtgtttttgtatttttttatattctgttTAAGCCGTAATTTAGCACAAATAATAAGTAATTGTGCAGTGTAGTAGCTTCCCAAAAGTCATTTCTTAGCTAATTTGTGAGCAACAAAttgatcgataaaaatatcgGAGCAGGACTTTTCGGCGCGACCGCTTCAGAGCGGTCGTTTGAGGGCGAGACGTGTCGGCACGAGACGTTTGGGCGCCAGCCGTTTCGGCGCGAGACGTTTCGGCGCGGCTGTACAGCTGCGCCCATGCGATCAAATTATCGAATTCAccgtgtttttatttttttacgatattGAACAtaatgacgattttttttgttatgcgTAGAATATTTTCCTTGTCACTGAAAATAGAaaccaaaatttttcatatgaCTATTTCGAGCGCGTTAATGGTAATAAATAGTTAACAAAAGCGATCCATCTCCGTACACCCACACACACTTTGTCGATGTTAAACACTCGCATAATATTGAAATGCGGGCGACGGGGGTCGCAGGGGGCGAGGCCCCCCGAAAATGactatattaaaattttaagtTAATCATCATGAGTACCATCTCATCCCGTATCCTGCGaaataacttttattttattatggtCGATTTGGCATGGAATGCCATATTTATTcagtggattttttttcgaatgggaGAAACGTGAATactgtttttcaaaaacattctACGCGAATTGACCTCGATACGATTTAGAAAGACTACATGCAGTCTTCTCGCAATAACACGGATGTAACAATGTATACTGTCCGGTCCCACACCGCGTCAGTTTACCGTTGTTCTTCGTTCTGTGAAGaacgtttttttacaaaaatgctCAAGAGATTATTTTATCACGGAAACGAATTTATTATCGAAACTGAAACAACTTGATttattgaaacgttctcgtgCCAGAACGTCCCCGCGCTCAAACGGCTAGCGTCCAAACGTCTCGCACCGAAATGTCTCGTCGAGACGTCCCCGCGTCGAGACGTCTCGCGCCGAAACGTAACGCACCCTAAAAATATTGTAGTTATTGCAAAAAGTCACTAAAGTGCGTCATTTGGAATGGCCCTTATCTCTGATGTggttgaaattcaattcatttttttcaatatagtGACGGCATGGgacaaaatgattttatgctTTGGACAAAAGTCTTAGAATTTTCTGAAATCAACCAGAATGGAAAGAAACCCTACCCTATgcaagaaaaatcacaaaaaaaaaccctcaTGATGCATCACGAATTCAAGaaatcgaatcgcacgtattCACGAACCAGTTGTCGTTTTTGACTTTATCCACATGACATTGATATTCAATGCATATTCACATAAgttattgcattttttcgtaatAGAAAATTGGAGCagggaatttgatttttagcCTCGCCATATACGTAATTCGAAACTTGcagttgaaaatattaaacagccgaaaaaacttcaaattaGCATGAGTTTTTCACGACACAGTCTTACTATTGTGGGTTCTTTGTATATATCGATGTTTGAGGTTAGTAATTCATTGTTTTAGGTGAGGTAAAACTCATCTGCAAAGAAAAGGCTCAACTGAAAACGTTTCGAAGTCGAAAAACGGATGATTTAAATTGAGAAatgataattttcaaaatggatGCAGCAGCGGTCGATTCGTACGAGAAGTGTCAGTTTTTGTGTCCAAAAAAAGAAGGCTACGAAATGTTCTTGAGAAATTTTGACGtaacactttttttcgaatatttaatcGATTCGAAAAACAATAGTGatgtaaatattttaaattagatagaaaaaaatgattttttgcagTCTATGAAAGTTGGGGGAACTTGCAGCCTTGttcattaaaacaaaatttttatgctaatggcaaacttcaatttttttgaattttattgttatgaattacagattattattattattcttcaaTGTTGGTAAAACACAGCGGGAAATTAAAAAAGGTGGGAAATTCtaatgcccgttttctccaaaattaATATAAGTTTAAATTCAATTCACGGTGTACGCGATTGCGCGATTTTCGACTGGCGTTATTTTTGTCTTTCCATGCACAATGCAGTA
Proteins encoded in this window:
- the LOC122417835 gene encoding uncharacterized protein translates to MVMDFTQEAAMKKKNSSVFQGIMEAREVKFENAELGLFHEANMSLEKEHFTEFEWSMKDWGLLHNTYIQGVSSNFFQLQGLDGCLCRITFSPEKLENLFVIELTNTLHIQEIGIQIKMNGKRVLDRLYSRPVPQILYASEADVKFEKCELGDRLKIDSPNRDDNSLKFEVYFFITKILESRSPSCQISPSNTVSLRDMFESKTLSDVIFVFDDKQLLAHKSVLAARSEVFQAMFSSEMKEKDTSRIEIVDTKAEIFEEFLRYLYTGELNDLKNKVEEMLFLADKYQICELKELCEEFFLNNVSEGNVVKCLILGDKCHCAALKKKALNLLENNPRALKQAIMCENAEAVIILKEMFAKNDCSSSEK